From Rhizophagus irregularis chromosome 9, complete sequence, the proteins below share one genomic window:
- a CDS encoding Small subunit processome complex component, which translates to MAFTNRGRGGGNRGGRPFSRGGRGGGRGGGANFGTRGGSVQKRGFRGGGRGGGGGGGGGGGGGGGRGRGGKGGRGGSRGGSRVIIEPHRHKGIFVARGKEDLLVTKNLVSGESVYGEKRISVEGPDGVKIEYRVWNPFRSKLAAGILGGVEDIFIAPDKKVLYLGAASGTTVSHVADIVGPEGIVYAVEFSHRSGRDLINVAKKRTNVIPIIEDARHPHKYRMLVGMVDVIFADVAQPDQARIITLNAHHYLKNNGYIVISIKANCIDSTAKAESVFASEVSKLKLQRIKPIEQITLEPYERDHALVIGKYIRSK; encoded by the exons ATGGCtt tTACAAATAGAGGACGAGGCGGTGGTAATCGCGGTGGTCGTCCGTTTAGTAGAGGCGGTAGAGGCGGTGGACGCGGTGGTGGTGCAAATTttg GTACTCGCGGTG GAAGTGTTCAAAAACGCGGTTTCCGTGGCGGTGGCCGTGGCGGCGGCGgcggtggtggtggtggtggtggaggaggaggaggaagAGGTCGTGGTGGAAAAGGTGGTAGGGGAGGATCTAGAGGAGGATCAAGAGTTATAATCGAACCACACAGACATAAAG gtaTTTTCGTTGCTCGTGGTAAAGAAGATCTTCTTGTCACAAAAAATCTTGTAAGTGGGGAATCTGTTTATggagaaaaaagaatttcagtAGAAGGACCAGATGGTGTCAAAATCGAATATCGAGTTTGGAATCCATTCAGATCAAAGTTAGCTGCCGGTATTCTTGGTGGTGttgaagatatttttattgctcctgataaaaaagttttgtacctTGGTGCAGCTTCAGGGACTACGGTATCTCATGTAGCTGATATTGTTGGTCCA gAAGGTATAGTATATGCTGTTGAGTTTTCTCATCGATCAGGACGTGATCTTATTAATGTGGCAAAGAAACGTACAAATGTTATACCCATTATTGAAGATGCTCGACATCCACACAAATACAGAATGTTAGTTGGTATGGTAGATGTTATCTTTGCTGATGTTGCACAACCTGATCAAGCACGTATTATAACATTGAATGCAcatcattatttaaagaataatggATATATTGTCATATCTATCAAAGCAAATTGCATTGATTCTACAGCAAAAGCTGAATCAGTATTTGCAAGTGAAGTatcgaaattaaaattacagcGTATAAAACCTATAGAGCAAATTACTCTTGAACCGTATGAGCGTGATCATGCTCTTGTTATTGGAAAATATATACGTTCAAAATAG